Proteins from a genomic interval of uncultured Desulfuromusa sp.:
- a CDS encoding Bax inhibitor-1/YccA family protein, with amino-acid sequence MYSPNETYTDSTPIAISNTFFRKVYLWMTAGLALTALASYMMLSSPAAQQMIFGNKMVFYGLIFAELGLVIAMSAAINRISAATATLMFLGYSALNGVTFAAIFLLYTNSSIASAFFVTAGTFGAMSVYGYATKRDLTGLGSFLFMGLVGIIIASVVNIFLQSEMIYWVTSYIGVFVFVGLTAYDTQKIKLIGQAGFASEEARHKAAILGALRLYLDFINLFLMLLRIMGNRR; translated from the coding sequence ATGTACAGCCCGAACGAAACTTATACTGACAGCACCCCGATAGCTATAAGCAACACTTTTTTCCGTAAAGTTTACCTCTGGATGACGGCAGGCTTAGCCCTGACAGCTCTGGCTTCTTATATGATGCTTTCCAGCCCGGCAGCGCAACAGATGATCTTTGGCAACAAGATGGTTTTTTACGGACTGATCTTTGCCGAACTGGGGCTGGTCATTGCCATGTCGGCCGCTATTAACCGGATCAGCGCGGCAACCGCGACGCTTATGTTCCTGGGATATTCAGCCCTGAATGGAGTTACTTTTGCGGCAATTTTCCTCCTTTATACAAACAGCTCTATTGCCAGTGCCTTTTTTGTTACAGCGGGGACTTTTGGTGCGATGAGTGTCTACGGTTACGCGACGAAACGTGATCTGACCGGTCTTGGCAGCTTTCTGTTTATGGGGCTGGTTGGAATCATCATCGCGTCTGTCGTGAATATATTTCTTCAAAGTGAGATGATTTACTGGGTTACCAGTTATATTGGTGTTTTTGTTTTCGTCGGTTTAACGGCCTATGATACGCAGAAAATTAAACTGATCGGACAGGCTGGATTTGCCAGCGAAGAAGCTCGACATAAGGCGGCCATTCTGGGAGCTCTGCGGCTTTATCTCGATTTTATCAACCTGTTTCTGATGTTGCTGCGGATCATGGGGAATCGACGTTAA
- a CDS encoding ATP-grasp domain-containing protein, whose protein sequence is MHIVLSFNQSVAEEDDQPPSLKQLNTQHTPQDLYAEWDDIETIQAVAEALGQEHQVSLVNADLDAFAKFRALRPDLVFNMAEGLYGGSRESQIPAMLEMLQIPYTGSDPVTLGICLDKLRTKEILTFHQIPNPAFVQLRHASDLPVHFNFPVLVKPTLEGSSKGITDKSLVHNAMELQIQLDSVWSGYQQPALVEEFLCGREFTVALIGNGTAVQVLPIVEIDLSTLPAGANPIYSYEAKWLWDTEIAPLQIFHCPAQLEPLLQRKIEDLCRKAFIHLGCRDWCRVDVRLDASGHPQIIEVNPLPGVLPRPEQNSCFPKAARAAGLSYPEMILSVVNAACERLDLVEKNDAHRCLL, encoded by the coding sequence ATGCATATTGTACTCTCTTTCAATCAGAGTGTCGCTGAGGAGGACGACCAACCTCCCTCTCTGAAACAACTCAACACACAACACACACCGCAAGATCTCTATGCCGAATGGGATGATATCGAGACCATTCAGGCTGTCGCCGAAGCTCTAGGACAAGAGCATCAGGTTTCACTTGTCAATGCCGATCTGGATGCATTTGCAAAATTCCGCGCATTACGCCCTGACCTGGTTTTTAATATGGCGGAAGGTCTGTATGGTGGCAGTCGCGAGTCACAGATTCCGGCAATGCTGGAGATGTTACAAATCCCCTATACCGGAAGTGATCCAGTCACCCTCGGCATTTGTCTCGATAAACTCAGGACTAAAGAAATCCTGACGTTTCATCAGATCCCAAATCCAGCATTCGTGCAGCTCCGCCATGCGTCAGATCTTCCGGTCCATTTCAACTTTCCAGTGCTGGTAAAACCAACACTGGAAGGATCGAGCAAAGGAATCACAGACAAATCATTAGTTCACAATGCAATGGAACTGCAGATACAACTTGACAGCGTTTGGTCCGGCTATCAACAACCGGCTCTGGTGGAAGAATTCCTCTGTGGTCGTGAATTTACCGTTGCTCTTATTGGTAACGGCACAGCAGTACAAGTTCTTCCAATTGTCGAGATTGACCTGTCGACCCTTCCCGCAGGGGCAAACCCGATCTATTCCTATGAAGCCAAATGGCTTTGGGATACCGAAATCGCCCCTTTGCAGATTTTCCATTGCCCGGCGCAACTTGAGCCACTCCTGCAACGGAAAATTGAAGACCTCTGTCGCAAGGCGTTTATCCACCTGGGTTGTCGCGACTGGTGCCGCGTTGATGTGCGGCTTGATGCCAGTGGACACCCACAGATCATCGAAGTTAATCCACTTCCTGGGGTTCTGCCCCGGCCGGAGCAGAACAGCTGCTTCCCCAAAGCTGCCCGTGCAGCAGGATTAAGCTACCCGGAGATGATTCTCAGTGTCGTCAATGCCGCCTGTGAGCGGCTCGACCTGGTGGAGAAAAACGATGCGCATCGCTGTTTGTTATAA
- a CDS encoding KamA family radical SAM protein, producing METWQKLLQNSLTEPTAIAARFGIDPAPLLAVSERYPMRINPYYLSLIQTMGDPIWKQAVPDEMELQDRVCHVDPLNEENQSPVPNLVHRYPDRVLFLISSTCAMYCRFCTRKRKVGCADMAINEESINAGIDYIRKHCEIRDVILSGGDPLLLSDARLDNILGRLREIPHLEIIRIGSRIPVVLPQRITPSLVRVLKHYHPLYINTHFNHPDEITVQAAKACARLANVGIPLGNQTVLMRGVNDDPLVMCRLMQRLLAIRVRPYYIYQADQVQGTDHFRTSVEEGLEIMRALRGYTSGMAVPTYVIDAPGGGGKIPLLPDYLQQLGSDVVLKNYLGDTYHYTNAEPSKTAEMLEWQQVVGC from the coding sequence ATGGAAACCTGGCAGAAACTATTACAAAACAGCTTGACGGAGCCAACGGCGATAGCGGCTCGTTTCGGCATTGACCCTGCTCCCTTACTTGCAGTGTCTGAACGTTATCCGATGCGCATCAACCCTTACTATCTGAGCTTGATCCAGACAATGGGCGACCCGATCTGGAAACAGGCCGTACCCGACGAGATGGAGTTACAGGATCGGGTCTGCCATGTTGACCCTCTCAACGAAGAGAACCAAAGCCCGGTTCCCAATCTGGTGCATCGTTACCCCGATCGTGTCCTCTTTCTGATCAGCTCAACCTGCGCCATGTACTGCCGTTTTTGTACCCGCAAACGGAAGGTTGGTTGTGCCGACATGGCAATCAACGAGGAAAGTATCAACGCCGGAATTGACTATATCCGCAAGCATTGTGAAATCCGTGATGTCATTCTTTCCGGCGGAGATCCACTGTTGCTTAGTGATGCCCGCCTTGACAATATTCTCGGTCGTCTCAGAGAAATCCCGCACCTGGAGATTATCCGCATCGGTTCCAGAATTCCGGTGGTTCTGCCGCAAAGGATCACTCCGAGTTTGGTGCGGGTCTTGAAACACTACCATCCTCTTTACATCAACACCCACTTCAATCATCCTGACGAAATCACCGTACAGGCAGCGAAGGCCTGTGCCCGGTTAGCCAACGTCGGTATCCCCCTAGGGAACCAAACCGTCCTGATGCGCGGAGTCAATGATGACCCGTTGGTTATGTGCCGATTAATGCAGCGCCTGTTGGCCATCCGTGTTCGTCCCTACTACATCTACCAAGCCGACCAGGTGCAGGGAACGGATCATTTCCGCACCAGCGTTGAAGAAGGTCTGGAAATCATGCGCGCTTTGCGTGGTTATACCTCGGGAATGGCGGTACCAACCTACGTCATTGATGCCCCCGGTGGTGGTGGCAAGATTCCTTTACTTCCAGACTATCTACAGCAGCTCGGTAGCGATGTCGTTCTGAAAAATTATCTTGGAGATACCTATCATTACACCAATGCCGAACCTTCCAAAACAGCGGAGATGTTGGAATGGCAACAAGTTGTGGGCTGTTAA
- a CDS encoding multiheme c-type cytochrome: MKRIKILGFWGIVITMLVLFSSIATAEFAAVDKEQYPYAPSLIQWEKSAAEFTDPETCGECHPQQYDEWRGSMHSLAFQDPIYQGELVLAIEAVGHDVARQCEGCHSAAAVVTGEVKGAGLTGLSPLAMAGVSCDICHSIKGHTHWQTPTHQPENGSMVLSPGKEVDGEAVLTKFGPLPAEDGCGDGFHECVESPLHQQTELCGSCHQITHYEKHTPLEMTYSEWKNSTYAAKGINCQDCHMVELETFKRSADTFQKPVRGEYHHYFNGANFLLYALTEMAAKKSGDEELAASSRQKYEMAVGRLQAAATLDVSPVYRDGKLAEVVVRINNERAGHYLPTSLTNIRQMWLEVTASDASGKTIMSSGQVDSKGKLPAEARRFNSDGMGDNMHFAIDPWSIVSFSKHDTIPPKGYREAHYGLTGNGNDPITVNVKLRFRQANQKVAEKLLSHVPDDMHLDVIYGIKEVPPVPIIDMVDKTITINPEG, translated from the coding sequence ATGAAACGGATTAAGATCTTGGGATTTTGGGGCATTGTCATCACGATGCTTGTGCTGTTTTCATCAATCGCTACAGCCGAGTTTGCCGCTGTGGACAAAGAACAATATCCCTACGCTCCATCGTTGATTCAATGGGAAAAATCTGCAGCTGAATTTACAGACCCTGAGACCTGCGGTGAATGTCATCCACAACAATATGATGAATGGCGAGGGTCAATGCATTCCCTGGCTTTTCAGGATCCGATCTACCAGGGGGAATTAGTTCTGGCCATTGAGGCCGTGGGGCATGATGTCGCGAGACAATGTGAGGGCTGTCATTCTGCCGCTGCGGTTGTGACCGGGGAAGTCAAAGGAGCGGGTTTGACGGGACTGAGTCCACTGGCAATGGCAGGAGTTTCCTGTGACATCTGCCATTCCATCAAAGGGCATACCCATTGGCAGACTCCAACCCACCAACCGGAAAATGGATCAATGGTTCTTTCTCCCGGAAAAGAAGTCGATGGTGAAGCGGTTCTGACAAAGTTCGGTCCTCTGCCTGCTGAAGATGGTTGTGGTGACGGATTTCATGAATGTGTTGAATCGCCTTTACATCAACAAACAGAACTGTGTGGTTCTTGTCATCAGATCACCCATTATGAAAAGCATACCCCTCTGGAAATGACATATTCAGAGTGGAAGAATAGTACTTATGCAGCAAAAGGGATCAATTGCCAGGATTGCCATATGGTTGAACTGGAGACTTTTAAGCGTTCAGCAGACACCTTTCAGAAGCCGGTTCGGGGTGAATATCACCACTATTTTAACGGTGCCAACTTTTTGCTGTACGCACTCACTGAGATGGCAGCCAAGAAATCCGGCGACGAAGAACTGGCAGCAAGTTCCCGGCAGAAATATGAAATGGCTGTAGGACGATTGCAGGCCGCTGCAACGTTAGATGTCAGCCCGGTGTATCGGGATGGAAAGTTGGCCGAAGTGGTGGTTCGGATCAATAATGAGCGAGCTGGACATTATTTGCCCACATCACTGACAAATATCCGGCAAATGTGGCTTGAAGTGACAGCCAGTGATGCTTCCGGAAAGACAATCATGAGCAGTGGGCAGGTCGATTCGAAGGGTAAATTGCCTGCTGAAGCCAGACGTTTCAACTCTGATGGTATGGGGGACAATATGCATTTCGCCATTGATCCATGGTCGATTGTGAGTTTTTCCAAACATGATACCATCCCTCCAAAAGGATATCGTGAAGCTCATTATGGTTTGACTGGCAATGGTAACGATCCGATTACTGTAAATGTTAAACTTCGTTTTCGGCAGGCCAATCAGAAGGTTGCCGAAAAACTGCTCAGCCATGTGCCTGATGATATGCATCTTGACGTGATCTACGGCATCAAAGAAGTGCCGCCGGTACCGATTATTGATATGGTTGATAAAACAATCACCATTAATCCGGAAGGATAA
- a CDS encoding GNAT family N-acetyltransferase: MRKLQSDDLRDLKGILNRLKKMEAFTPAEVECALELLQIVLDQPDQQDYQVLVADNEDRPAGYILYGPVPLTDGNFDIYWIATDPKFHGEGFGRQLMEAAELDMQHQGARMICLETSSQRSYLKTRNFYEKSGYRKESVIADFYSPGDDRITYIKRFS, encoded by the coding sequence ATGCGCAAACTGCAATCTGATGATTTGAGAGATTTGAAGGGAATTCTTAACCGCCTCAAGAAGATGGAAGCCTTTACCCCTGCTGAGGTCGAGTGCGCCCTTGAATTGCTACAGATCGTTCTTGACCAGCCGGATCAACAGGATTACCAGGTGCTGGTCGCAGATAATGAAGATCGTCCAGCGGGATACATTCTATATGGCCCCGTGCCGCTGACCGACGGTAATTTTGACATCTATTGGATCGCCACTGATCCAAAGTTCCATGGTGAAGGGTTCGGGCGGCAATTAATGGAAGCTGCCGAACTCGATATGCAGCATCAGGGAGCACGCATGATCTGCCTGGAGACATCTTCCCAAAGGTCATACCTCAAGACCCGTAATTTTTACGAAAAGTCCGGCTACCGGAAAGAATCGGTCATCGCCGATTTCTACAGTCCGGGAGACGACCGGATCACCTATATCAAACGCTTTTCCTGA
- the mgtE gene encoding magnesium transporter, whose product MEPLEQEKELEKPWEELSTQINTDDPQQIVAFLDSITPADTALAVSRLNSEEQTRLLTLLNPEDAADVIEDISDTQGADLIEELEPEHAAAILEELDSDHVADILGELDKADAHAIIDQMTPEEAEEARQFLAYEDDTAGGLMISEFLDFQSEQTVQDVLEELQTNREKYAEYDVQYLYVTDDNNHLQGVLRMRDLLFPKRTTKLATLMINNPYRVNVNDSLEELHNFFEEHNLFGAPVVDDHSQLLGIVLPEAVEEEKNNQSTDQFLGFSGIVGGEEFRSMPLLARSGRRLSWLSLNIVLNIIAASVIAIYQDTLAAVIALAVFLPMVSDMSGCSGNQAVAVSMRELSLGLVRPTELLRVLAKEASLGILNGLALGILLGGVAYVWKGNAFLGLVVGGALAVNTIVAVSLGGLIPLLLKRAKLDPALVSSPLLTTVTDMCGFFFVLSFASLVLEKL is encoded by the coding sequence ATGGAACCCCTTGAGCAGGAAAAAGAACTGGAAAAACCCTGGGAAGAACTTTCAACCCAAATCAATACAGATGATCCGCAACAGATTGTCGCCTTTCTGGACAGTATAACTCCTGCCGATACAGCATTGGCTGTTTCCCGGTTGAATTCCGAGGAGCAAACCCGGTTATTAACACTGCTCAATCCCGAGGATGCAGCTGATGTTATTGAAGACATTTCCGATACTCAGGGCGCGGACCTGATTGAGGAACTGGAACCGGAACATGCGGCAGCTATTCTTGAAGAGCTGGACAGCGATCATGTTGCTGACATCCTCGGCGAACTGGACAAGGCAGACGCTCACGCAATTATCGATCAAATGACTCCGGAAGAGGCAGAAGAAGCCCGGCAGTTCCTCGCCTACGAAGATGATACCGCCGGTGGCTTGATGATATCAGAATTTCTGGACTTTCAAAGCGAGCAGACCGTTCAGGACGTTCTTGAAGAGCTGCAGACCAATCGTGAAAAATATGCGGAATACGATGTCCAATACCTCTATGTCACAGATGATAATAATCATCTTCAAGGGGTTCTGCGGATGCGCGATCTGTTGTTTCCGAAGCGGACGACAAAACTTGCCACCCTGATGATCAACAACCCCTACCGGGTCAACGTCAATGACTCCCTCGAAGAACTGCACAACTTTTTTGAAGAACATAATCTGTTCGGAGCCCCGGTTGTTGACGACCACTCGCAGCTTCTGGGCATTGTTCTTCCGGAGGCGGTCGAAGAAGAAAAAAACAACCAGAGTACAGACCAGTTTCTCGGCTTTTCAGGGATTGTCGGCGGTGAGGAGTTTCGCTCCATGCCTCTGCTGGCCCGCTCCGGACGACGGCTATCCTGGCTGTCCTTGAATATTGTTCTGAACATTATCGCGGCCAGTGTTATAGCCATCTATCAGGACACTTTGGCTGCTGTTATTGCCTTGGCCGTTTTTTTACCCATGGTCAGCGATATGAGCGGCTGTTCCGGCAATCAGGCTGTCGCAGTCAGTATGCGAGAGCTTTCACTGGGTTTGGTGCGCCCGACAGAACTGCTACGGGTTCTGGCAAAAGAAGCCAGCCTCGGGATTTTGAATGGTTTAGCTCTCGGAATTCTATTGGGTGGCGTCGCCTATGTCTGGAAAGGAAATGCGTTTTTAGGACTTGTGGTCGGTGGTGCTTTAGCCGTCAACACCATTGTCGCCGTTTCCCTTGGCGGGCTGATTCCTCTGTTGCTGAAGCGGGCAAAGCTTGATCCGGCGCTGGTTTCGAGCCCGTTGCTAACGACGGTAACGGATATGTGCGGATTCTTTTTTGTCCTCAGTTTCGCATCCCTGGTCCTTGAAAAGCTCTGA
- a CDS encoding ATP-grasp domain-containing protein yields MRIAVCYNQTPEYSVHGESRDRIADNGSHDQAKAVVKALQQLGHEPELIPLADKLMDFLRRLERFSPDLAFNLCEGFWGNARLEMNVAGMFELLRIPFSGSPPLCLGLTQDKLRTKSLLIQQGLPTPPFCLAELGNERPDTTGMNYPLIVKPPYEDASQGIETASVIDTLLQLRQRVRYIHEAYRQPALIEEFIEGRELNVAILGSKDLTVLPAAEITFASSLSRKIVCFDSKWSPQSSAYKGTIPVCPAKLTEAETQLVSKVSLLAFKLFGCRDYARIDIRLRNQTPYILEVNANPDISTDAGLARAAGAAGLAYAQLIEQILEGVSKRKERPHAQTAI; encoded by the coding sequence ATGCGCATCGCTGTTTGTTATAACCAGACTCCTGAATATTCCGTACATGGAGAAAGCCGTGACCGGATCGCCGATAATGGCTCCCACGATCAAGCCAAGGCGGTCGTAAAGGCACTTCAGCAACTTGGTCATGAGCCGGAGCTGATACCATTAGCCGACAAGCTGATGGATTTTCTCCGCAGATTGGAACGTTTTTCTCCAGACCTTGCTTTCAACCTCTGCGAGGGTTTCTGGGGAAATGCCCGCTTAGAGATGAATGTTGCCGGGATGTTTGAACTTCTGCGCATACCATTCAGCGGTTCTCCGCCACTTTGTCTGGGCCTGACCCAGGATAAATTGCGCACCAAATCCCTGTTAATTCAACAGGGGCTGCCAACACCGCCATTCTGCCTGGCAGAGCTCGGAAATGAACGTCCCGACACCACGGGAATGAACTACCCACTGATCGTCAAGCCTCCCTACGAAGATGCATCCCAGGGAATCGAAACCGCCAGTGTGATTGATACTCTGCTGCAACTCAGACAGCGGGTTCGTTATATTCATGAAGCCTATCGTCAACCGGCCCTGATTGAAGAATTCATTGAGGGAAGAGAACTCAATGTCGCCATCCTCGGGAGTAAAGACTTAACTGTACTTCCTGCGGCTGAGATCACCTTTGCATCAAGTTTGTCGCGAAAAATCGTCTGTTTTGACAGTAAATGGTCGCCCCAGAGTAGCGCCTACAAAGGAACCATCCCTGTCTGTCCGGCAAAGCTTACAGAAGCAGAAACCCAGCTTGTCAGTAAAGTTAGTCTGCTTGCTTTCAAATTATTTGGCTGCCGTGACTACGCCCGGATTGATATCCGTCTGCGCAATCAAACTCCCTATATTCTTGAGGTCAACGCTAATCCCGACATCTCTACAGATGCAGGACTGGCCCGAGCGGCCGGAGCCGCCGGTTTGGCCTACGCCCAACTTATTGAACAGATACTGGAAGGTGTCAGTAAACGAAAGGAACGACCCCATGCGCAAACTGCAATCTGA